From a region of the Flavobacterium sediminilitoris genome:
- the hemE gene encoding uroporphyrinogen decarboxylase, translated as MIKNDLFLRALNNETVERPPVWMMRQAGRYLPEFMAIKEKYDFFTRCKTPELASEITVQPIRIIKPDAAILFSDILVIPQAMGIDVELEDGIGPVLPNPIRKASDVDNVFIPDINETLGYVMDAIDMTREKLNDEVPLIGFAGSPWTIFCYAVEGKGSKSFDKAKGFCFSNPVAAHLLLQKITDTTILYLKEKVKHGVNAVQIFDSWGGMLSPTDYTEFSWNYINQIVDALADETKVIVFGKGCWFALDDMAKSKASAIGVDWTCSPKNARYLTGGKKTLQGNFDPSRLLSPIPVIKKMVHEMIDEFGKDNYIVNLGHGILPNIPVDHAKAFVEAVKEYKK; from the coding sequence ATGATTAAAAACGACCTTTTTTTAAGAGCCTTAAATAACGAAACTGTTGAACGACCTCCTGTTTGGATGATGCGTCAAGCTGGAAGATATTTACCTGAATTTATGGCCATCAAAGAAAAATATGATTTTTTCACTAGATGCAAAACACCAGAATTAGCTTCTGAAATTACAGTTCAACCCATAAGAATTATCAAACCTGATGCAGCTATTTTATTTTCAGACATTTTAGTAATTCCTCAAGCGATGGGAATTGATGTCGAATTAGAAGACGGAATCGGACCAGTTTTACCAAATCCAATTCGTAAAGCTTCTGATGTAGACAACGTTTTTATTCCAGATATCAACGAAACTTTAGGTTATGTAATGGATGCTATTGACATGACTCGTGAAAAATTAAATGATGAAGTGCCATTAATTGGTTTCGCTGGTTCACCTTGGACAATCTTTTGTTATGCAGTTGAAGGAAAAGGTTCAAAAAGTTTTGATAAAGCCAAAGGCTTTTGTTTTTCAAATCCAGTTGCAGCTCATTTATTATTACAAAAAATTACAGATACAACCATTTTATATTTGAAAGAAAAAGTAAAACATGGTGTAAATGCTGTTCAAATATTTGATTCTTGGGGCGGTATGCTTTCTCCAACAGATTACACGGAATTTTCTTGGAACTATATCAACCAAATTGTAGACGCTTTAGCTGATGAAACTAAAGTTATTGTATTTGGAAAAGGATGTTGGTTTGCTTTAGATGATATGGCAAAATCAAAAGCATCTGCTATTGGTGTAGATTGGACTTGTTCTCCAAAAAATGCAAGATACTTAACTGGTGGAAAGAAAACATTACAAGGTAATTTCGATCCCTCAAGATTATTATCTCCAATTCCTGTTATCAAGAAAATGGTTCATGAAATGATTGATGAGTTTGGAAAAGATAACTACATTGTAAATCTTGGACATGGAATTTTACCAAATATTCCGGTGGATCATGCAAAGGCTTTTGTTGAGGCTGTAAAAGAGTATAAGAAATAG
- a CDS encoding uroporphyrinogen-III synthase, translated as MISILSTKKLTLTQKKKFENSELNLVDKNFIKIKKIAFQLDPLNDICIFTSKNAVKSVLKNNSVQLIKTKECICVGIKTKQKLEKKGFKVIEYTNYADELAEKIKTNYLTNSFTFFSGSLRKNTLPDFFKENNIKYNEIRTYETVLSPKKTIHFFDGILFFSPSGVESFTQKNAIENQICFCIGTTTAKALENKTNNIKIAPEQTIESVIKEVTKYYKRL; from the coding sequence ATGATTTCCATTTTATCTACTAAAAAATTAACATTAACTCAAAAGAAAAAATTTGAAAATTCTGAGTTGAATCTTGTAGATAAAAACTTTATTAAAATAAAAAAAATAGCATTTCAATTAGACCCATTAAACGATATATGTATTTTTACTAGTAAAAATGCTGTAAAAAGTGTCTTAAAAAACAATTCCGTTCAATTAATAAAAACAAAAGAATGTATTTGTGTTGGAATTAAAACAAAACAAAAATTAGAAAAAAAAGGATTTAAAGTTATAGAATATACAAACTATGCTGATGAACTTGCTGAAAAAATTAAAACAAACTACTTAACAAATAGTTTTACCTTTTTCTCTGGAAGTTTAAGAAAAAATACTTTACCCGATTTTTTTAAAGAAAACAACATAAAATACAATGAGATTAGAACTTATGAAACAGTCCTATCTCCTAAAAAAACAATTCATTTTTTCGATGGAATATTATTTTTTAGTCCATCAGGAGTTGAGAGTTTTACACAGAAAAACGCAATTGAAAATCAAATATGCTTTTGTATTGGAACAACAACTGCGAAAGCATTAGAAAATAAAACAAATAATATCAAAATTGCACCTGAACAAACAATTGAGAGTGTAATAAAAGAAGTAACAAAATATTATAAACGCTTATAG
- a CDS encoding potassium channel family protein has protein sequence MKVIVFGLGNFGMSLSLSLTETGNEVIGIDKQMDKINLVKDKISHAICMDSTNELAYDAVPLKDADKVVVAIGENEGAAIITTAIIKKLSDVKIISRALSPIHDTVLEAMGIHSIIHPEQDSADRLTKQINFKSTLENYQLDNNYTISEVKAKKEFFGKTLEELDSIDKYSLTLITIIRKKEKRNLIGKKTIIRETIGRTTPETIVQEDDILVVYGNNKDIEMYCMGQEEYDLRNKNI, from the coding sequence ATGAAAGTAATTGTTTTTGGGCTTGGAAATTTTGGAATGTCTTTATCATTAAGTCTTACCGAAACTGGTAATGAAGTAATAGGAATAGACAAACAAATGGATAAAATTAATCTTGTAAAAGATAAAATTTCACATGCTATTTGTATGGACTCAACAAATGAATTAGCTTACGATGCTGTTCCTTTGAAAGATGCAGACAAAGTTGTTGTGGCTATTGGAGAAAATGAAGGTGCTGCTATTATAACCACAGCTATCATTAAAAAATTAAGCGATGTAAAAATAATCAGTAGAGCTCTATCTCCTATTCATGACACTGTTCTTGAAGCTATGGGAATTCATAGCATTATTCATCCTGAACAAGATTCTGCTGATCGTTTAACAAAGCAAATTAACTTTAAATCAACTTTAGAAAACTATCAATTAGATAATAACTATACCATTTCTGAAGTAAAAGCTAAGAAAGAATTTTTTGGTAAAACGCTTGAAGAACTAGACTCTATTGATAAGTATAGTTTAACATTAATTACAATTATTCGTAAAAAAGAAAAACGAAACCTAATAGGTAAAAAAACAATTATTAGAGAAACTATAGGTCGTACTACTCCTGAAACTATTGTACAAGAAGATGATATCTTAGTTGTTTATGGTAATAATAAAGATATTGAAATGTACTGTATGGGTCAAGAAGAGTATGATTTAAGAAATAAAAACATTTAA